In the genome of Sardina pilchardus chromosome 17, fSarPil1.1, whole genome shotgun sequence, the window aggcgaaatccaaattcaccggcaggtcaggcatagataaagatagatagatagatacagtagatactttattgatccccaaggggatatTCAAGGCATGGCTCATACAGTGGATGGTGTTACTTGCAGTCTTTATGGCATGGCGTTATGCAAGCGTGCACAGCTAACTCCACCATGTACATTGATGTGTAATGAAAGGCTGCCGCCTGGTTGCCATCCTACTCAGGTATCCTTTCATAGCTTCTCAATCCCTTCAGCAGCAGAAGTGCTTTTATTGGGCCTGCATCATCTGTCATTGTGTGCTTCCGTCGTCTGCTTTGTGTCAAGGTGTACATGCAAGGTTAGcattaacatgttttttttttctttagaccAGACCATACAAAATGACCTAAAAGACATGGCATATGCAAGTTCAAAACCTTTAGAGCattagagaaaaacacacataatgTCACAAGTGggttatgtgcgtgtgtgtgtgtgtgtgtgtgtgagtgtgtgtgtgtgtgtgtgtgtgtgtgtgtgtgtgtgtgtgtgtttgtgtgtttttgtgtttgtgtgtttgtgtgtttgtgtgtgtgtgtgtgtgtgtgtgtgtgtgtgtgtgtgtgtgtgtgtgatgtacagtatgtgccatcaTCCCATGACGATGAAAATGACGATGCGATGAAGTTTAAATGGAAATGTGTTGGTGGTAAAGCAACAAGAGGTTCACAGCTGCCATAATACATGCAGACagactgtgcagtgtgcacactCGAATAATGAGAATGCCTGCTGCACCATGTTGCATACCCAGACATCAAAGTGAAAACTTGAAGCTCACTATGAGAACATTCTGGCATAtggagacataaacaaacacagaggggGTACCACAGCATTCGTATCCTAGATACGGAGGTCACCACAGAGTGTTGACActagaaaaaagggaaaaaggtCAAACAAACACCTACACGGAGGATGTTATTAGACCTATAGTTCAATTAAAACGCACCAAAGGCTGTCGATGTGAAAatgcctttacacacacacgcatgcagactCAAAGATGTTATAAGCATAAGCCTGCAAGAAGCATATAGTGTGATGTGTCGATCTTTACTGCATATTCTCTGTGAATTTGATCTGTGAGAATTCTTTATGGACATACTCTGAATATGTATTAGAGCCATATGGATGGAATTCAAAATGTAAAGAAAAGACCATCTTAACTATAACTTGGCAGATGACGTGAGATTCTGATATTATCTGagatctcttcctcttctctattTCCATGTACCTAACCTTTCAACTCATATCAGCAAGCTGTGTGTGAGCGCCTGTGGATGATTGGTTCTACATACTGATAAGATGTGGGCCTATGCTTCTGTGATCCTTTGATGCCTAATTGAGCCCATCGCCACTGTGTACCTCTGACTGCCTAAGCACCCATGGAGAGTGAGAGGTGGTTGGTGGTGGActatgagagaaacagagaggttgGGCTGTAATGATGAAGTGTGACTCGAAAGTAAAGATGTTAGTTTGACTAAGTACAGATATTGGATTGCAACAGAAGTAGAGATGTTGGACTTTTTAGATTGTTTATAGGAATATTGAGTAGAGATGTTGGATTGTGTCAGACATAAAGTATGTTATTATGAGACTTCCAGGCAGTCTAAAATATTGGaataatactaaaaaaaaaaaagaacaattggTTGTGATAAGAGATATCAGTGATGCGTACAAATAGGGAATAGGAATGGTCCAGATTTCATTGAGATATGGAAAGTTTTGGAAACTGAATAAATTGCATGGAAACATGGAAGATCACATTAGCAGAGCGGTTAAACACCCAAAGTGTCAGAGCAATCTACAGTAGTAACACACCCAAACATGTGTCTGCGGTGAGTGAAGTCAAGGATTTCACCGATGTGTATGTGCGCAATCGCAAGTCCCCACCACGGAGTTGGAATGTTATCCACCTCATCACAAAGATAGCTGACTGTAGGAcataacaaacacaagcaagaaTCAGCGTTTCTCACCTGCCGTGATCATGTCTAATACATTTAATCTCACTTTCAACCGCAATTCGTCCTCACCGGAACAGTTTGGAGAAGCAGATGAAAGCGGAGGGCGTTTTGCGCTTGTAAAAGCTGGGATTTTGGGAGCGATTTTTGTGCTTGCAGCTTGTGGAAATTTCTTTCTGCTATTCATGCTTTGGAAGAAGCGCAAAAGAAACACCAGGACACAACTGTTTCTTTTCCACCTTTGTCTCGCTGACCTGATGGTCGCCTTTTTCCAAGTTCTTCCCCAGCTATCCATGGAGATTACGCACGGATTTAAAGGCTCGGACTCTTTATGCAGAATTGTTAAATATCTCCAAGTTGTAGGTATGTTCGCTTCGACATATATGATAGTTGCTATGACGATAGATAGGTACCACGCCGTGTGTAAACCCATGGTGTCGTTTTTCAAAGGCTCGTTTCGAAGGTATGTGGCAATCGGAGCAGCGTGGTTAATTTCACTGATATTCAGCACTCCGCAGCTCTTCATATTCTCCCTTGAAAGGCTGGATGAAAACTTATACGACTGTTGGGCAACCTTCATTGAGCCATGGGGACAAAGAATATACATCACCTGGATCACTCTGTCGGTGTTTCTTTTGCCTGCGATTATCCTCTTGTACTGTCAATTAAGGATATGCACGGGAATTTATTTCAACATGAAGAGGAAAACCTTACAGGGTGCGACTGGGGATGGACGCTCCTATCCCAGAGGGGTTTCCAGTGCAATGCTGAAGACCATCAAAATGACATTTGTTATCATCCTAGCATACTCGATATGCTGGACACCATTCTTCGTGGTCCAGTTGTGGTCAGCTTGGAGCCCAAGCGCACCCACTCATGGTCGGTACTGAGACTACCTGATGCTTTAACACTGCATACAAAATAGACCTGCAATTTCATGAATTGAAATCATAAATTGTGCTCTTGTGAAATATCATTTCCTGATATAATCTTGATTCTTGATAATACTATTGATTTATTTGTCAACAGGCTATTCTAACTTCCCCCATCCCGTATGTATACCCACCATTAATTGACATAAATTGACATAAatctgtgttgtctcttttgcAATTACAGGTCCAGTATTTGTCATTATCATGCTGCTGGCCAGCCTCAACAGCTGTACCAACCCTTGGATCTACCAGTACTACAGCTAAATAGACTGGGACTATAGGGGCTCGGAGGTCCCTCGGAATGTTATGCAGGAGAGTACTTCTACTTGATATTCAGGTTTGACCTGATTGCAATCATGGTCTTCATGGTGGTCAAACAGTGTGCTGCGGTTCTAATCTACTCACATAAGGACATATGTTCTGCCCCAGCTTGATGCCATGTTCTAAGCATGTTAATGTATGTGATGACTGTGATTCATGTATTCCGTCAGTCTTAATGTGTGGTGTGCCGTGGTAAACACCATGCACTGTTAGGCTTCTCTGGCTTGGACGTGTCTGTCCTCTGCTCTTCAGAAGCCTTCTGAGGGGTGCAGTGAAGCTGAAAATAAACCCAGCAGTGGAGTGTGACTTGAGTTTTGCATTTTTGAAcatatttatatgtatatacatcATATTGTATGCACTtatgttattatattatatattacatATTTAATGTGTCTTCATGGCTTTTGGTCAAGCACATTAGGCTCTTGACAGAAATGTCCTGTAAAATAAATAGACTTTAAATATGTATTAGTATCATTATTATGATTGATTATTGTGTGCACCTTGTATGTTAGAATGGTAGTAGAAGTAACCCGTCTGTTTGTTCTATACTTCATTCTGGTTATGGCCTTTTTAACCATATCTTTTTTACATGCTTGTATAAAAGGTTTTGTTATTATTAAGCAGTTATTGGTGTTACTATTACCATTGTTCATGGCACTGTAGAGTTGTATACTTTGGACTGTAAATAAAAGTTTAAAATCTATTGCCAGAGATCAAAACAAGATTAAATGATTCTTACATAAATGTGTCTTATTGAAAACTCTCAATTGACTATAAACACAATTTCCAAGCATCACACAACACGTACTTCAAAGGCTCAACAACATTATAAATACAATTATGaacgtacagtacatatacacttCCATAATGCAACACTATTCATTTTACAAATTTGTTGTGACATTCCAGGGTTGGGGTTTCTGCATAAGCCCCACTTGATCAGTAATGCATCCTCACAGCTGTGCTCTCTCTACACGAAGGAGGCCAGTTCCTCGGGTGATTCAAATCCAAATGTACCAACCCTATTATTGCAAAAGAGACCAGGCTATTATGAGATAATGAGATTTAGAAAAATGTATCTCCCCCTACCCCATTAAAGCCCATGTCCTGACACCTGTGCTACTGCATTAGGTATGTGAGTGATGGTGGAGATAAAGATGGAGCTGGAGGTTCTAGAACTCCACAATCTCTGCAAAtgcaacagtaggcctacatacaatGCTGTATTTATCGGTTAATCTCATCTCCCAAAAGAGGTGACTAATATCCACAAATGTCATCCCAGCTGCATTTCCCCCCACTGATCTAAGATGGTGAAGATTTACATTTTCTTCGACTACTAGCCTGCACAGTAATCACAGTCATTACCTTCAAGTAGCGTAGCAGCAAAATTGAAGCTTGTTGATTTGGCTTTTCAGGGAAAGGCACTTCATGCTATTATGTTCTGTGTGCCCACATGGGTGAGGTTTCCATAGAGATCGCGAAATGGTTTGTAGACCATTCATTTTTTGTTCACCCTTTTACTCATATGAACCATAAGGGCAGTTGAAGCTATTTCTACTTCACAGATTCATTCTTAGTCAATTTTGCGCTCTGctgctcttcatcctccaaAAGCACAAGATTTGGAGGTGCCAACAGCATTTTCCATCTCATCTGACAAAAATGTTCCTCATACAAGCTATACAAGATGTTTCAAATATAATTTAACTGCTGCTttgtcatttttgtgaatattgaTTTGCTATCACTGACGTAAGGTCTAGTCATattattatgaatatgatttttaaCATTATGCTACGAAATATTGTTGTTAATTGTGGAGGTTCCAAATAAGCCTGTTGGGCTTTCTGCCTCTCCCTGCATTGCCTTGCTTATCTTTATCTTTCTAACCTGATGCATTCCACAAAATTAAAACCTATAACATGGACGTAGCACTAAAAGCAAGAAAGAACAGTCACAATTGACACAATCAATATGCATGTCATAATATACATGTCAGTCTGTGAACTGTGAAACGGAGCATTAAGGTGCTGATTTCAATGCTAAGATTAATACAAACTGAGATTCTTTGACGACCAGAGCCCAACATCCCCACAAACATCATCACCAGCACAGACTACCAGTGGGGCAGGGATGACTCAACTTAGGTGGCGAGTTCCACACAGTCCAGAATGCAAATGAATGAAAAGCAGGCAGAGCTAGCAAGGCAATCACCACTAGAGTACAGCCTGTCTGACTAACTCTGCTTCTGTAAGCTAACGCCTCCTCAATTCACTCTTCCGTCCCCGGCACAATACACTTGCCCTTGTTTTcggtctctctcctctgagccAGAAGTCCATTTAGCAATTAACCGCTGTTTAAGCAAGCTTTTAAATTCCAAGACATTACATTCTGTTTTCTTCTCGTGGTCCAAGAAAAACACCA includes:
- the LOC134061696 gene encoding arg8-vasotocin receptor-like; the encoded protein is MSNTFNLTFNRNSSSPEQFGEADESGGRFALVKAGILGAIFVLAACGNFFLLFMLWKKRKRNTRTQLFLFHLCLADLMVAFFQVLPQLSMEITHGFKGSDSLCRIVKYLQVVGMFASTYMIVAMTIDRYHAVCKPMVSFFKGSFRRYVAIGAAWLISLIFSTPQLFIFSLERLDENLYDCWATFIEPWGQRIYITWITLSVFLLPAIILLYCQLRICTGIYFNMKRKTLQGATGDGRSYPRGVSSAMLKTIKMTFVIILAYSICWTPFFVVQLWSAWSPSAPTHGPVFVIIMLLASLNSCTNPWIYQYYS